One Rosa chinensis cultivar Old Blush chromosome 5, RchiOBHm-V2, whole genome shotgun sequence genomic region harbors:
- the LOC112166995 gene encoding probable glutathione S-transferase parC, producing the protein MADEVVLLGFLPSLFAARLKIALAEKGAEYEYKEEDLRSKSPLLVQMNPVHKKVPVLIHNVKPICESLIALQYIDEVWNDKAPLLPSDPGLGAQARFWADFIDKKEMIWAAKEEEHEAAKEFFDCIGVLEGQLGDKAFFGGETLGFVDVAVIPFYSWLSVFEKYGNCSIEAKHPKFTAWTKRCMEKESVSKSLPDQRRIYDFKVGGILTKLSVDQDL; encoded by the exons ATGGCGGATGAGGTGGTGTTATTGGGATTCTTGCCGAGCCTATTTGCGGCGAGGTTGAAGATTGCACTGGCTGAGAAGGGGGCCGAGTATGAGTACAAGGAGGAGGACTTGAGGAGCAAGAGTCCACTACTTGTGCAGATGAACCCGGTTCACAAGAAAGTTCCGGTTCTCATTCACAATGTCAAACCGATTTGTGAGTCCCTCATTGCGCTTCAGTACATCGATGAGGTCTGGAACGATAAGGCTCCACTGTTGCCCTCTGATCCTGGCCTTGGGGCCCAAGCCAGGTTCTGGGCAGACTTTATTGACAAGAAG GAGATGATATGGGCagccaaagaagaagaacatgAGGCAGCGAAGGAATTTTTTGATTGCATTGGGGTGTTAGAAGGACAGCTTGGAGACAAAGCTTTCTTTGGGGGTGAGACTCTTGGGTTTGTGGATGTGGCAGTTATTCCATTCTATAGCTGGCTTTCTGTGTttgaaaaatatggaaattgCAGTATAGAAGCCAAGCATCCAAAGTTCACTGCATGGACTAAGAGGTGCATGGAGAAGGAGAGTGTGTCAAAGTCTCTTCCTGATCAGCGAAGGATCTATGACTTTAAGGTTGGGGGCATATTAACCAAGTTATCAGTCGATCAAGACCTGTAA
- the LOC112165482 gene encoding probable glutathione S-transferase has product MADEVVLLDYWLSPYGMRLRIALALKGIEYERKEEELNNKSPLLLQSNPVHKKVPVLIHNGKPICESVVALQYIDEVWKDKAPLFPSDPYLRSQAKFWADYVDKTISGFARKLWSGAKGEEMEAVKKDLFDCLRLFEGELGDKPFFGGETLGLVDLALLPFASWFSVHDKFGTFSLEAECPKIPPWVKRCFQMESVSESVPSSDQLYDYVVKMRNSRQE; this is encoded by the exons ATGGCGGATGAGGTTGTGTTGCTAGACTACTGGCTCAGCCCATATGGGATGAGGCTGAGGATCGCTCTGGCTTTGAAAGGGATAGAGTATGAGCGCAAGGAAGAAGAGCTGAACAACAAAAGTCCACTTTTGTTACAGTCAAACCCGGTTCACAAGAAGGTCCCGGTTCTCATTCACAATGGCAAACCAATATGTGAGTCTGTCGTTGCGCTCCAGTACATTGACGAGGTTTGGAAAGATAAGGCTCCGCTATTCCCTTCGGATCCTTACCTCAGATCCCAAGCTAAGTTCTGGGCTGACTATGTTGACAAGACG ATCTCTGGTTTTGCGAGGAAGTTATGGTCAGGGGCCAAAGGAGAAGAAATGGAAGCAGTAAAGAAGGACTTGTTTGATTGTCTCAGGTTGTTTGAAGGAGAGCTTGGCGATAAGCCTTTTTTTGGGGGTGAGACTCTTGGACTTGTGGATTTGGCACTTCTTCCTTTCGCTTCCTGGTTTTCTGTCCACGACAAATTTGGTACCTTCAGTTTAGAGGCAGAGTGCCCTAAGATCCCTCCTTGGGTTAAGAGGTGTTTCCAGATGGAAAGTGTCTCCGAGTCTGTTCCAAGCTCGGATCAGCTCTATGACTACGTTGTGAAGATGAGGAACAGTAGACAAGAGTAA
- the LOC112166387 gene encoding probable glutathione S-transferase has translation MADEVVLLDFWPSLFGMRLRIALAEKGIKHEYKEEDLKNKSPLLLKSNPVHKKIPVLIHNGKPVSESLIALQYIDETWNDNAPLLPSDPYLRSQARFWAEFVDKKVADFGRKVCMTKGEEQEAAKNGLLDCIELLEGELGEKPYFGGETLGFVDVTLVPSYGWLSVYEKFGNFSIEAEHPVFIAWGKRCMQKKSVSKSLPDQQKLYDFVVQFMEKA, from the exons ATGGCAGATGAGGTTGTGTTGTTGGATTTCTGGCCGAGTCTATTTGGGATGAGGCTGAGGATCGCTCTAGCTGAGAAAGGCATCAAGCACGAGTACAAGGAGGAAGACCTCAAGAACAAGAGCCCACTTTTGCTGAAGTCGAACCCGGTTCACAAGAAGATCCCGGTTCTCATTCACAATGGCAAACCCGTCAGTGAATCCCTCATTGCCCTCCAGTACATTGACGAAACTTGGAATGACAACGCTCCACTGTTGCCCTCTGATCCTTATCTCAGATCCCAAGCCAGGTTCTGGGCCGAATTTGTTGACAAAAAG GTTGCTGATTTTGGGAGGAAGGTATGCATGACCAAAGGAGAAGAACAGGAGGCAGCAAAGAACGGCCTACTTGATTGCATTGAATTACTGGAAGGAGAACTTGGAGAGAAGCCTTACTTTGGGGGTGAGACTCTTGGTTTCGTGGACGTGACACTCGTTCCCAGCTATGGTTGGCTTTCCGTGTACGAGAAGTTTGGCAACTTCAGTATAGAGGCAGAGCACCCAGTATTCATAGCTTGGGGGAAGAGGTGTATGCAGAAGAAGAGTGTGTCCAAGTCTCTTCCTGACCAGCAAAAGCTCTATGACTTCGTTGTGCAATTCATGGAAAAGGCTTGA
- the LOC112165481 gene encoding probable glutathione S-transferase, which yields MADEVVLLDFWPSPFGVRLRIALAEKGIKYEYKEEDLENKSPLLLQSNPVYKQIPVLIHNGKAVCESLIALQYIDEVWNDKAPLLPFDPYLRSQAKFWADFVDKKIYDLGRKACTTKGKEHEAAQKEFMNCIKSLEVELGDKPFFGGETLGVVDVSLVPFFSWFSVYEKFGNFSIELECPKFNAWIKRCLEKESVSKSLPDQDKIFEIFVDIRKKLGME from the exons ATGGCGGATGAGGTTGTGTTGTTGGATTTCTGGCCCAGCCCTTTTGGGGTGAGGCTGAGGATCGCTCTGGCCGAGAAAGGCATCAAGTACGAGTACAAGGAAGAGGACCTGGAGAACAAGAGCCCACTCTTGCTGCAGTCGAATCCGGTTTACAAGCAGATCCCGGTTCTCATTCACAACGGCAAAGCGGTCTGCGAGTCCCTTATTGCGCTTCAGTACATTGACGAGGTTTGGAACGATAAGGCTCCACTCTTGCCCTTTGATCCTTACCTTAGATCCCAAGCAAAGTTCTGGGCCGACTTCGTGGACAAGAAG ATATATGATTTGGGGAGGAAGGCATGCACAACTAAAGGAAAAGAACACGAAGCGGCACAGAAGGAATTCATGAACTGCATTAAGTCGCTAGAAGTGGAGCTTGGAGACAAGCCCTTCTTTGGGGGCGAGACCCTCGGGGTCGTGGACGTGTCACTcgttcctttcttttcctggttcTCTGTGTATGAGAAATTTGGTAACTTCAGTATAGAGCTGGAGTGCCCAAAGTTCAATGCATGGATTAAAAGGTGTTTGGAGAAGGAGAGTGTGTCCAAGTCCCTTCCAGACCAGGATAAGATCTTTGAAATTTTTGTGGATATCAGGAAAAAGCTTGGAATGGAGTAG